The window TCGTGGATATATACGAAGAATCTGGGAAATTGTTCCTTGGAATTTCTTCTGAAACATTTCCCTTGTGAGGTTGACTAGATATAATTCAGCTTCCATGCAGCAAGAATATGCGTTCAAAGATTATCACAGTGAATCCTATTATATTGGATTGATTCGAGCGTGTTAGAGCAAAGTCtactgatttgaaaattattgttagTCATTCATTTTGGTTTTGAAAATTATTGAACCTTGGAAGTTTTGATTGTTAGCAAGTCCCATTGCCATTATAAGTTCCAAACTTGATGTTGTGCTTGGatgtttttatttatcatatgatttttgatttttttcagaAGACGAGCAAAAGAGTGCATTTCGTGAGGAATATAATCAGGGAGGTTGCAGGATTTGCTCCTTATGAGAAGAGGATCACTGAGCTTCTTAAAGTTGGGAAGGACAAGCGTGCATTGAAAGTGGCAAAGCGAAAGTTGGGCACGCACAAGCGAGCCAAGAAGAAGCGTGAGGAGATGGCCAATGTTCTCAGGAAAATGAGGTCAGTGTTCAAATTTTCCATTTTTATTATCGTTTTCTTTACTAATTGTAAGATAACAGTTGTCTTAGCATTGGGGTTGGAGGCATACTTCATAATTTATATTATGAATTCATCATGGAAATATCTGATAGGTACCTTTGTGGCTAGAAATTGAAGCATTGTGGACTTAGCAATAAGAAGTACAATTAGCGATAAGGACTTGTGTAGGAATGGGTCTCTGATGATAGTTCAAAACTTCAAATACAGGCGGCTGGTCCGCATAATACCGAATGACAAAGATGCAATGTCGGACATACGTAAATAGACACGATTTGGTATTTAtacaatgaaaaattaaaatatcagTTTTCTGTGTTGGGTTAATCGCTTGCTATCATGATATACAAACGAGAAAAATTGTCTACCGTGCCGTTTAAGTGCATAAATTTCTATAAATTCTATACAATTCTGTGGTTTATGGTGATTCTAATTACCCATCTGTTGTTCCATGTGGTCATCTAACTTGCAGGTCTGCTGGAGTTAGCGATAAGAAGAAGTAAACGGGGGTTTATGATCTCATGTCATTGGCAGGATCAGATGCACTAAAAATCCAAACTTTTTAGGATGTGTTACTTCTGAAATATTTTGTATTCCCTGTGCCTTTAACGCCTGGATGTGTTATTTCTGAAGAAGAATATTGAGGCTATGGATTCATGGTTTAACTAACGTAGCAACTTTAGTTTTGATATTGATTTAGATGCATCcgttttattattatcatcaacATATCGCTGCTTGTTCTGTGATTGTTAATGCACAAATGTTCTGTCAACAGTGTGATTGATTGTGCAATTGATTAGATCTGTCGGTGTGTATTTTAGCGACACTTAAAAGCATCTTTATGCATCGGCCAAAATGAAACGTCACAATCGGAAATATGAGGCTTTTCTATCCATCTACACAAATATGCTCAAATTAATATCAGTATGATCTCTTCGACAATTGTCACTTTGATGTTATTTACATCCCATCTGCATCTGTTCATGAAGGTCAACCGGTCAACGATGCTATTTCTTCTACGTATTCATGAAGGTCAATGGGTCAACGCTGCTGTTTCTTCTACCCATGCAGGCCACGTTATTTATTAGCGTGCAGGTAAAAAGGACACCAGATAGGGGGTGAACAAGATATTTCAAAAATCACATTTTTTGATTGATGGGATCGACGGTCAGGATGATCCGTGGGTGCACTAAACGTGCGCGGCTTGTTAGCGTGCAGGTAAAAAGGACGCCAGAGAGGGGTGAACAAGATATTTCAAATTTCACATTTTTTGATTGATGGTATCGACGGTCAGGATGATCCGTGAGTGCACTAAACGTGCGCGGCTTGTTAGCGTGGGACCGACCTCGTGCGCTCACCGAACCCGACAGTCCTCGAGTCGACAAGAGGGCACGTGGCGAGCGACAGCGACCGCCGCGACCGGGTGCGTGAACCGGCGGTCCTCGCAGCCCATCCTATCACCGCCGCCCGCCCGCCCAGATCGGACGGTCGGGAGGGTCCGCTTGTCGGTGGGCGTGGCCGGTGGGGACGGCCGCCGCTCCCCGGCCACGTCAACCCATGTGGCGGCAAACAGCCTCCCACGGCGGCTCGACCTCGGCTCCAAGCCGAGCCCCATATTATCCACTTATTACCATATTATCACAACATAACTAACGTCATTAACATTAAGCCGCGCCCGCGCCCATTAGTGTGACAGTCTGGGCTTCGACTC of the Musa acuminata AAA Group cultivar baxijiao chromosome BXJ2-10, Cavendish_Baxijiao_AAA, whole genome shotgun sequence genome contains:
- the LOC103968990 gene encoding large ribosomal subunit protein eL36y — protein: MAPPQPNSGLFVGLNKGHIVTKRELLPRPSSRKGKTSKRVHFVRNIIREVAGFAPYEKRITELLKVGKDKRALKVAKRKLGTHKRAKKKREEMANVLRKMRSAGVSDKKK